A genomic segment from Polyangium mundeleinium encodes:
- the cysS gene encoding cysteine--tRNA ligase, protein MAIQIFDTLSRQKQTAFPNGQQRVGMYLCGPTVYGDAHLGNAKTAVAFDVVRRWIEYRGHLVRFVSNVTDVGHITEDALDEGRDRIAERAALERVEPMEIADRYFWKYFDEMGRLHVRRPDVTPRASGHIPQQIELVEELLSRGLAYVADGSVYFRVAAFPGYGKLSRRVIDELAIGTRELVRGSKSDPRDFALWKKADPSHVQRWKSPWGEGFPGWHLECSAMGLQYLGEGFDIHAGGLDLQFPHHEAEIAQAEGAGRRFARLWMHGNMLTVNGEKMSRSKGNFITLADFFAEHDPLVLRFLFVQSHYRATAEVSAETLQAATSGLRRLRDLRRALARRAGGGPPGHAAALEARLAAARAAFEAAMDDDFDTPAALATLFVLARDLQAALAGPVPQGTILHALELVSSLGEGVLGLLPEERDAPDAERFDRVMTLLLAERARHRADRDYARADALRAGLAAAGIEIEDGPDGARWTFSA, encoded by the coding sequence ATGGCGATCCAGATTTTTGACACGCTCTCACGACAGAAACAGACGGCCTTTCCGAACGGGCAGCAGCGCGTCGGCATGTACCTGTGCGGCCCCACCGTCTATGGCGACGCGCACCTAGGCAATGCAAAGACCGCCGTCGCGTTCGACGTGGTCCGGCGCTGGATCGAATACCGCGGGCACCTCGTGCGGTTCGTGTCGAACGTGACCGACGTCGGACACATCACCGAGGATGCGCTCGACGAGGGCCGTGATCGTATCGCCGAGCGAGCGGCGCTCGAGCGGGTGGAGCCGATGGAGATCGCGGACCGGTACTTCTGGAAGTACTTCGATGAGATGGGCCGGCTCCACGTGCGCAGGCCCGACGTCACGCCGCGCGCGAGCGGCCACATCCCGCAGCAGATCGAGCTCGTGGAGGAGCTGCTCTCGCGCGGCCTCGCCTACGTGGCGGACGGGTCGGTGTACTTCCGGGTCGCGGCGTTCCCCGGGTACGGAAAGCTCTCGCGGCGGGTGATCGACGAGCTGGCCATCGGGACACGCGAGCTCGTGCGGGGGAGCAAATCCGACCCGCGCGATTTCGCTCTGTGGAAGAAGGCCGACCCGTCCCACGTGCAGCGCTGGAAATCGCCCTGGGGAGAAGGGTTTCCAGGCTGGCACCTCGAATGCTCGGCGATGGGCTTGCAATACCTCGGCGAGGGCTTCGACATCCACGCGGGCGGGCTCGATTTGCAGTTCCCGCACCACGAGGCGGAGATCGCCCAGGCCGAAGGCGCAGGCCGGCGCTTCGCGCGACTCTGGATGCACGGGAACATGCTGACCGTGAACGGAGAAAAGATGTCCCGCTCGAAGGGCAATTTCATCACGCTCGCGGACTTTTTCGCCGAGCACGATCCGCTCGTGCTGCGGTTTCTCTTCGTGCAGAGCCATTACCGGGCGACAGCGGAGGTCTCCGCGGAGACGCTGCAAGCGGCGACCTCGGGCCTACGTCGGCTGCGTGATCTCCGGCGCGCGCTCGCGCGGCGCGCAGGCGGAGGGCCTCCCGGCCATGCCGCGGCGCTCGAAGCCCGCCTCGCCGCGGCGCGCGCCGCCTTCGAGGCAGCCATGGACGACGATTTCGACACGCCCGCCGCCCTCGCGACCCTCTTCGTGCTGGCCCGTGATCTCCAGGCGGCGCTCGCGGGCCCCGTCCCGCAAGGCACGATCCTCCACGCACTCGAGCTCGTCTCGTCGCTCGGCGAAGGCGTGCTTGGGCTCTTGCCGGAGGAGCGAGACGCGCCGGACGCGGAGCGGTTCGACCGCGTCATGACGCTCCTCCTCGCAGAGCGGGCGCGCCACCGCGCGGACCGCGACTATGCACGCGCCGACGCGCTGCGCGCCGGGCTCGCCGCCGCGGGCATCGAAATCGAGGACGGGCCCGACGGGGCCCGGTGGACGTTCTCGGCATGA
- a CDS encoding HEAT repeat domain-containing protein encodes MTSRPANPAPFFFPLLLGALVATAGCGSPAAPAPPPPAVAPAAAVTSDSGANDPRVQAEKLSDPAARDLAVHRLVQLFEDEMSQDDNDTNGPNVKPLRDVIVEPLARICAGGGLDGAMRSKVVRLLADARDPRGVPCLVETLKGYTPNENVDDVRVAARAVAEMKPKGAAGPLFEVFTKLRHSNVKASLVTRDVHDALLVFADPSWEAPCITMLGRPIAHRKDIDVLKDEFYWQSTCSEILGRIGGTNAVDPLVKILLSPVKADVQATAVHALVAIGKPAIDPTVKLLQGGRADLMEYAKDEALKANAGEAGAVPDAAPKKAKTAYVGLAALILGSIGRREAVRPMIDALAQADDESKVIIARELLKLPISKASLEAVQRVFEKTSISMTTWPGINARELLLESMVFLFDPTLVPWIVKTALAAKGEDADVEHVRSAALMAAMKTMNASQVPEVDKLYKSRITDPDGKPSTIGKLYEREYKMTTDLLKECSDSLDCWFAKLRDPSSHAEDRMFVGFKSVYMIGALGGPDVRAKLVELLPVMQVAARHVAMQVIDQKSPDGDRAIAAAFERRVEEAQATKDPNRIAAAGVFKLFADRLRTRAQ; translated from the coding sequence ATGACGAGCCGCCCCGCGAATCCCGCGCCGTTTTTCTTTCCTTTGCTGCTCGGTGCGCTCGTCGCGACGGCGGGTTGTGGTTCTCCCGCCGCTCCGGCCCCGCCCCCGCCTGCCGTCGCGCCTGCCGCGGCGGTTACGTCCGACAGCGGCGCCAACGACCCGCGGGTCCAGGCCGAGAAGCTCTCGGACCCGGCCGCGCGCGACCTCGCCGTGCACCGCCTGGTCCAGCTCTTCGAAGACGAGATGTCGCAGGACGACAACGACACGAACGGCCCGAACGTCAAGCCGCTTCGCGACGTCATCGTCGAGCCATTGGCGCGGATTTGCGCCGGCGGCGGGCTCGACGGGGCGATGCGGTCGAAGGTCGTCCGGCTCCTCGCGGACGCCCGTGATCCGCGCGGTGTGCCGTGCCTCGTCGAGACGCTGAAAGGCTACACGCCAAACGAGAATGTAGACGACGTGCGCGTCGCGGCGCGCGCCGTCGCGGAGATGAAGCCCAAGGGGGCGGCGGGCCCGCTCTTCGAGGTCTTCACGAAGCTGCGTCATTCGAACGTCAAGGCATCCCTCGTCACCCGCGACGTCCATGACGCCCTGCTCGTGTTCGCGGACCCCTCGTGGGAGGCCCCGTGCATCACGATGCTCGGCAGGCCGATCGCGCATCGCAAGGACATCGACGTCCTCAAGGACGAATTCTACTGGCAGAGCACTTGCTCCGAGATCCTCGGCCGGATCGGGGGCACGAATGCGGTCGATCCCCTCGTCAAAATTCTGCTATCGCCCGTGAAAGCCGACGTGCAAGCGACGGCGGTGCACGCGCTCGTCGCGATCGGCAAGCCCGCGATCGATCCCACCGTAAAACTTCTCCAGGGCGGACGCGCCGACCTCATGGAATACGCCAAGGACGAGGCCCTGAAGGCGAATGCCGGTGAGGCGGGCGCTGTGCCGGACGCGGCCCCAAAGAAGGCGAAGACGGCGTACGTCGGACTCGCGGCCCTGATCCTCGGCAGCATCGGGCGGAGAGAGGCCGTGCGGCCCATGATCGACGCCCTTGCCCAGGCCGACGACGAGAGCAAGGTCATCATCGCCCGCGAACTCCTCAAGTTGCCGATCTCGAAGGCGAGCCTCGAAGCCGTGCAGCGCGTCTTCGAAAAGACCTCGATCTCGATGACGACCTGGCCCGGCATCAACGCGCGCGAGCTTCTCCTCGAAAGCATGGTTTTCCTCTTCGACCCGACCCTCGTGCCCTGGATCGTGAAGACGGCGCTCGCCGCAAAAGGCGAGGACGCCGATGTCGAGCACGTGCGTTCGGCGGCGCTGATGGCCGCGATGAAGACCATGAACGCATCGCAGGTCCCCGAGGTCGACAAGCTTTACAAATCGAGGATCACGGACCCCGACGGCAAGCCTTCCACGATCGGCAAGCTCTACGAGAGGGAATACAAGATGACGACGGACCTCCTGAAAGAGTGCTCCGACTCGCTTGATTGCTGGTTCGCCAAGCTGCGGGACCCGAGCTCGCACGCGGAGGATCGCATGTTCGTGGGCTTCAAGAGCGTATACATGATCGGCGCCCTGGGCGGGCCCGACGTGCGGGCGAAGCTCGTCGAGCTCCTCCCCGTGATGCAGGTCGCTGCGAGACACGTCGCGATGCAGGTCATCGATCAAAAGTCACCGGACGGAGATCGCGCCATCGCCGCAGCGTTCGAACGAAGGGTCGAGGAGGCCCAGGCGACGAAGGATCCGAACCGGATTGCGGCCGCCGGTGTTTTCAAGCTGTTCGCCGATCGCCTCCGAACCCGCGCGCAATGA